In Castanea sativa cultivar Marrone di Chiusa Pesio chromosome 6, ASM4071231v1, a single window of DNA contains:
- the LOC142638186 gene encoding rop guanine nucleotide exchange factor 3 isoform X1, with amino-acid sequence MDTLSNSDDYDLGYQPSLSSVDQNDHSTSETPGRSTLSGSPYAYCRTNSETSAFSEQTDDNNSFSSEPSPCRWPVAKSRSLTRLGMKPKKKILDDKLDDHETTDLELEMMKERFAKLLLGEDMSGSGKGVSTAVTISNSITNLYATVFGQNLRLEPLNPEKKALWKREMDCLLSVCDFIVEFGPILQDLDDGTTVEVMASTPRSDIYINLPALQKLDMMLIEILDTFEDTEFWYAKQGSMSGNSIRTGSFRKFTQRKEEKWWLPVPCVDPRGLSEKARKHLQHKRDCANQIHKAAMAINSTILAEMEIPDTYIATLPKSGKTCLGDSFYRYMCTADQFSPDHLLDCLNMTSEHEALELADRVEASMYTWRRKACLSNSKSSWDLVKDLMAETDRCDKNHVLAERADSLLFCLKQRYPELSQTTLDTSKIQCNKDVGKAILESYSRVLEGLAFNIVAWIEDVLYVDGTTRNEQ; translated from the exons ATGGATACACTGTCTAATTCTGATGATTATGATTTGGGTTATCAGCCTTCACTCTCTTCAGTGGATCAAAATGATCATTCAACCTCAGAAACTCCAGGGCGTTCGACACTGAGTGGCAGTCCTTATGCATATTGCAGGACTAATTCTGAGACCTCAGCCTTCTCAGAGCAAACAGATGACAACAATAGCTTTTCGAGTGAACCTTCTCCTTGTCGATGGCCAGTAGCCAAATCCAGATCCCTTACCAGACTAGGCATGAAACCCAAGAAGAAAATTCTTGACGATAAACTTGATGATCATGAAACTACTGATTTAG AGCTTGAAATGATGAAGGAAAGATTTGCAAAGCTTTTGTTGGGGGAAGACATGTCTGGAAGTGGGAAAGGTGTCTCAACTGCAGTTACCATCTCAAATTCCATAACCAACCTCTATG CAACTGtatttggacaaaatttgagGCTAGAACCTCTGAATCCTGAGAAGAAGGCTTTATGGAAAAGAGAAATGGATTGTCTTTTATCTGTGTGTGATTTCATAGTAGAATTTGGCCCAATCTTGCAAGATTTAGATGATGGGACAACTGTGGAG GTGATGGCGAGTACACCAAGATCAGATATTTATATTAACCTTCCTGCATTGCAAAAGCTTGACATGATGCTCATA GAAATATTGGATACTTTCGAAGATACAGAATTCTGGTATGCAAAACAAGGGAGCATGTCAGGGAATTCAATTCGTACAGGCTCATTTCGAAAGTTTACTCAGAGGAAGGAAGAGAAATGGTGGTTGCCTGTTCCATGTGTAGATCCACGTGGCCTCTCTGAGAAGGCAAGGAAGCACTTGCAGCACAAACGTGACTGTGCTAATCAAATTCACAAAGCTGCCATGGCCATCAACAGTACTATTCTTGCAGAGATGGAAATCCCAGACACATACATTGCAACTCTTCCAAAG AGTGGAAAAACATGTCTAGGAGATTCGTTTTATCGCTATATGTGTACAGCAGACCAATTCTCACCTGACCATCTTCTTGACTGTCTAAATATGACATCCGAACATGAAGCACTAGAGCTTGCAGACAGGGTTGAAGCTTCCATGTACACATGGAGGCGTAAAGCATGTCTAAGCAATTCAAAATCATCCTGGGACCTGGTAAAGGATCTCATGGCTGAAACTGACCGGTGTGACAAAAATCATGTCCTAGCAGAGAGGGCCGACAGTTTATTGTTCTGCCTGAAGCAAAGGTATCCTGAACTGTCACAAACAACCTTGGACACAAGCAAGATTCAGTGCAATAAG GACGTGGGGAAAGCAATACTAGAGAGCTACTCAAGGGTGTTGGAAGGTCTTGCTTTCAACATTGTGGCTTGGATTGAAGATGTTCTTTATGTAGACGGAACTACGAGAAATGAACAATAA
- the LOC142638186 gene encoding rop guanine nucleotide exchange factor 3 isoform X2: protein MKPKKKILDDKLDDHETTDLELEMMKERFAKLLLGEDMSGSGKGVSTAVTISNSITNLYATVFGQNLRLEPLNPEKKALWKREMDCLLSVCDFIVEFGPILQDLDDGTTVEVMASTPRSDIYINLPALQKLDMMLIEILDTFEDTEFWYAKQGSMSGNSIRTGSFRKFTQRKEEKWWLPVPCVDPRGLSEKARKHLQHKRDCANQIHKAAMAINSTILAEMEIPDTYIATLPKSGKTCLGDSFYRYMCTADQFSPDHLLDCLNMTSEHEALELADRVEASMYTWRRKACLSNSKSSWDLVKDLMAETDRCDKNHVLAERADSLLFCLKQRYPELSQTTLDTSKIQCNKDVGKAILESYSRVLEGLAFNIVAWIEDVLYVDGTTRNEQ from the exons ATGAAACCCAAGAAGAAAATTCTTGACGATAAACTTGATGATCATGAAACTACTGATTTAG AGCTTGAAATGATGAAGGAAAGATTTGCAAAGCTTTTGTTGGGGGAAGACATGTCTGGAAGTGGGAAAGGTGTCTCAACTGCAGTTACCATCTCAAATTCCATAACCAACCTCTATG CAACTGtatttggacaaaatttgagGCTAGAACCTCTGAATCCTGAGAAGAAGGCTTTATGGAAAAGAGAAATGGATTGTCTTTTATCTGTGTGTGATTTCATAGTAGAATTTGGCCCAATCTTGCAAGATTTAGATGATGGGACAACTGTGGAG GTGATGGCGAGTACACCAAGATCAGATATTTATATTAACCTTCCTGCATTGCAAAAGCTTGACATGATGCTCATA GAAATATTGGATACTTTCGAAGATACAGAATTCTGGTATGCAAAACAAGGGAGCATGTCAGGGAATTCAATTCGTACAGGCTCATTTCGAAAGTTTACTCAGAGGAAGGAAGAGAAATGGTGGTTGCCTGTTCCATGTGTAGATCCACGTGGCCTCTCTGAGAAGGCAAGGAAGCACTTGCAGCACAAACGTGACTGTGCTAATCAAATTCACAAAGCTGCCATGGCCATCAACAGTACTATTCTTGCAGAGATGGAAATCCCAGACACATACATTGCAACTCTTCCAAAG AGTGGAAAAACATGTCTAGGAGATTCGTTTTATCGCTATATGTGTACAGCAGACCAATTCTCACCTGACCATCTTCTTGACTGTCTAAATATGACATCCGAACATGAAGCACTAGAGCTTGCAGACAGGGTTGAAGCTTCCATGTACACATGGAGGCGTAAAGCATGTCTAAGCAATTCAAAATCATCCTGGGACCTGGTAAAGGATCTCATGGCTGAAACTGACCGGTGTGACAAAAATCATGTCCTAGCAGAGAGGGCCGACAGTTTATTGTTCTGCCTGAAGCAAAGGTATCCTGAACTGTCACAAACAACCTTGGACACAAGCAAGATTCAGTGCAATAAG GACGTGGGGAAAGCAATACTAGAGAGCTACTCAAGGGTGTTGGAAGGTCTTGCTTTCAACATTGTGGCTTGGATTGAAGATGTTCTTTATGTAGACGGAACTACGAGAAATGAACAATAA